The DNA window CCAAGAAGTGTCTTGTTGCTCACATGAAGGTAAACATCTGTAGAGCGAGGATCAACATGTCCAAGAAGTGACTGGATATATTTTATATCTGTGCCACTTTCGAATAGGTGGCTGGCAAAACTATGACGACATGCATGAGAGGAAACATGACGGGTAATGCCGGCGAGTTTAGCACTTTTCTTAAAGAACTGGTTAACACTGGCTATATCAAGATATCCACCGGTCCAGGAACTTGGGAAAAGGATATCTTTAGGGCGACCACATTTGTACCAATACTCAGTGAGAAGGTCTAAATTTTTTTGAGACAGAATCGTATACCTGTCAATTCTGCCTTTGGTTTCACGAACATGAATTGTCATGTTGGTACGGGAAATGTCATCATAATGGAGATGAACGACCTCCGATACACGTAATCCGGAAGAATACATAGTTGCAATAATCGCTTTATGCTTCAGATTCGGGGTGGCGTCAATGATTGCATTTATTTCATCGCAGGACAGAACGGCAGGAAGATTGCGCTCTCTTTTCATAGCCGGGACAGTGTCATCATCCCAGACAGTCTTCAGCACCTTTTTATATAAGAACTTTATTGCAGACCGATAGTGATTGTGAGTTTCAGGAGACCTTCCTTCCAGACGTTTGGCAGTAAGAAAACTTTCCGCATCTTCAAGTGTAAGATCAGAAACATTTTTTCCAATCCAACGAAGGAAGTAACTGACATCCGAGCAATACAGTTGAATAGTTCTTTCACGCAGGTTACGTTTTTCCGCTTCATTGCGGATAGATTCAAAAATATCTTTATACATAATAAAACCTCCAGAATAAGTAGTGTTAATAATTACATCTACCTATTCGGAGGTGCATTAGCGTCATAATTCCGATTGCGGAAGAGACTGGAAAATGTTATTCTTATCATAGGCAGTGGAGCTTTCTTAGTTCAGTTGTTTCGTGTGGTAACTTAACAATAACGGATTATGGAAAGTAATTCCACTGCTTTTTTAATAAAAATAAAACTGCGCCAAAGCCTTGGCAGGCCATCGCGCAGCGATTTTGTTCAACTAGAATTTATAGAAACACTACTTTATCAACCTGCCTTGGTTTGTTTATAAAGTAACCCACCTTTGGCAAGTAATAGCAAAAATGCAACTACTATTGCATATGGTTCTCTCACCATCGCCAAAAACAAAACAGCAAAAACACTGAATCCAACGGACAATGAATTAACTACCCTTTTGCCCTTTTCTAATTTGAAATAGACCATTAGTATTTTTACAATTCCAACGATTGTTAAGCCGATAAACAATGCCCAATAGATTGTAATAATCAAAACATCATTATCTACATAATCAAAGAGATTTACTGCATAGATATATCCATTGACCGGTTTTGGATACAGCGGTAGAAAAATAAGCATCAAAGAAAATAAGTCAACAAACCCCAATAATAAGTCGCATATAGTATTGAGATTGGATCTATTTTCTTTTTCTGCAATTGTAATCAACTGTTCTCCTGATAACAGATCATCAATAGACACTGCAAAATATCTTGATATTTCTTTCAATGAATCTATGCTTGGATATCCTCTTCTTGATTCCCATTTTGAAATAGCAGTTCTGGAAACAAACAATGCCTCTGCCAGTTCTTCTTGTGTCAATCCCCGGCTCTTTCTTAATTCCTGAAGTTTTTCATGGAATTCCAAAACCTGCACCTCCCTTGCTTATTCTATTGATTCTTTGTCGATAGCATAACTACTGCTTTATAAATAGTAAACAATCCCATACTTAAAATTACTCCACCTACAATATCCGTGAACCAGTGTACTCCTGAAATCAATCTTCCGATAACCATAAATACTGAAAAAGCAATTACTGTAATCGTAATAATTCGTTTAGTTGTAACACAGGTCAGTCTACGCTGAATCTGTTCGATTAAAGTAGGCATCACACACAATATCAATAAAGTAGTAGAAGATGGATAAGAAGCCTCCATCACTCCTTCAATTAAGATTGGTCTGTAATTAATTGGGATAATTTCAAAAATTGAATATGCCAGTATCACGATACCATAATATACACCCAAAATGATGATATCTGAATCCACCTTAAAAAGACTTCTTCTCTTAATTAACTGAACCAGTCCAATTCCTGCAAAAATCAGACATACAACAATTGGTACAAGCCCCATCCAGTCGGTAATCGTATAAAGCGTCATATGAACACCTTTTTTAATCATTTCATTAAATATATCTTCTATATAACTGATAGGACCATTTACAAGACATTTTTGATAAAGCATATTCATTTTTAAATTTCTATATTGCTCTAGTATTAACATTTTGCGAAAATTAGACGCAAATTCATCAGTCACCCAAAAATCGTATTGTGCAAAAGTAAATGTTGTTAGACTTTCAATAGTTGTATTTCTGTATGCATTAGGGGTTACCACTATTGTGCTTTCTGGTACTTGATATTCCTTAGCTCGCTTATTATCAATTTGATACATACGTTCTACGATACAGTCAAAAATATCTTGCTTATTTTTATAATGTTTATATAATGCTCCTTTTGTCATTCCCAAGGCTTCCGCAATCATACTAGAATATCATAATACACTGACAGCTGTATGTCAGCAGGGGATATGAAACCTTACAAAAAATACATAACAGACCAATCGCTTTCTCTAAATCAAGTTTAGGCAGTGATTCGTAATTTGTGCCAGGTGTTTACGGGTTATGCATTTTAATTCATCAGGTTGGACTATTTCAATGCCTGATCCATATTCAATCAGCTGCTTGCTCAATATCTCAAAGGAATCTGTCTGGAATTCGATTTCCATTTTACTTCCCAAATCGGTTTCTTCAAGGAAGCCGAGAGAATACCTGTTCTTGATAGAATTGTATGTCTCCCCTTTTTCAGCTCTAAGAATTACATTATATAGTTTTTTATATGAAAGCATTTGTTTTAATATTTGTTCCAAAGAGCCATCATGGCTTTGACAGAGCTCTTCTTCTATGCAAATGCTTTTAATCCGATCCACACGAAAATTCCTATATTCATTTCTTAGCCTGCAAAACCGATTAAGTACCAGTTCTGTTCATAAAACCCCAGTGATATAGGCTCTATCATTCTGCTTTCCGGTTCTTGCCCTCCTGATGCAGGATATTGAATTGATATTACCCTTTTATTGCAGATTGCAGTCTGAATTGCTGCAATAACGTTATCCGCCAATGTATTTTTCTGTCCAGATGTGCTGTACACGTTAATACTGTTCTCCAACTCCTGTGCATAGTTTTTTTCACCATGCTTCAAAATAGATTTGATTTTATACATAGCTGAATCAAAATCCTTTATAAATGATTCATCTCCATGGCAATTTAAAAATTTCCCTGCTGTAATCAATGCACCCACTTCCGCCGCTGTAAACATTACCGGCGGAAGTAGGAAGCCCTCTACAAGAAAATATCCTTTTCCGGCCTCAGATCCAATTGGTATTCCGGCTTCTTCAAGTGTCCGGATATCTCTGTAAACTGTCCTTAAGCTTATATTAAATCGCTGTGCAATTTCTTTGGCAGGAATTATTTTTTTTGATTGCAGCTGAATAAGAATAGAGGTTACTCTGTTAATCCTGTTCAAATTTTATTCCTCCTCTGTGACTTCCATAAAAAGTATATCCTATGCGTTCTTAAGCTAGCTGCTGTTAGTGCTTCTCATTGCACCCTGGTTATAAAAGCCATACTCACAAACCTCTTCACCAAAACTCTTTACATCTCTAATATAGAACTCTATCTAGCGAACTTTTAGAAAAGATATAAAACATCAGAGTATGGACAGTTGCGGATGTACTTCAGAAAAGATTAGATGTCTAAAAAGCTTGTAGTTAAAGCTTTTTAGACATCTAAATCTAGGTACTAAAACAATTCATCCAGTAAAATATAATATTTTATTTTCTCCCAATCAGGCTTGATCCCCAGTAAGTCAAAAAATAGCTCGACATACTGTTCTTCCCCGATATCCTCCCTGATCGACCGGACGCAGAAGGCAATGTCATACCACTTGTCCGCCCTGCCGCTTCTCCCAAGATCAATAAAGCCACTTACTTTGCCATCTTTCACAAAGATGTTGCTGTCTCCCAGGTCGCCGTGGGAAAAGACAAGTTCCTCTTCGGGCTTTTCCGTCTTTAAAAAATCATACAGCTCGCGCGGATCTTTAAATGGAGTGTCTTCTTCCCAGTTTTCGCAATCCACATCGGCCAGATCGTTATTCAGTAAGTAATCCAATTCGGCTAAGCGGCTGTCTAAGCTATTCGTATAGGGACAATCCGATATGTCGATGGAGTGAAAGAGCCTGATGCACTCCGCATACAGCTCGATAATCTTTTCAGGGCTTTGTTCATCTTCATACTCTTCCGAGCAAAGGACGCCATCGGCCTCACTCATGAGCAGATTGCTCCAGCCATCATGCCGTTCAAAGTGCAGGACCTTTGGAACAGGCAGCTTTCCTTCCAGCCATAGCATCATGTCCTTTTCCCGTTCCACATCATAGGTGGTCCCTTTATACCGGCTGTCCGTCATTTTTAAATATAGGTTTTCATTTTCTCCCACCAGCTTATATACCTTAGCAGGAGACATTCCTTCCGTATCTTTTACGCAGCGGTATTTTTCGATCAGTTTTTTCAATTCCGGTGATATTCTCATTTTAGCCATTTATTATTTCCTTCCTCTTTTCTACAGTATTTAAAGATACCCCAAGAAGCTAATTATAACAAGACGAACTCCAATTCACTGTTCCTTGCATTCTAAAACCTTAAATACCAGAAAACAGCTTTTTCAAAGTTGTTTTCAAAGTTGGCGTATAACATAGTATCGACGGAGCCGATTTTGAAACCACAATTATGATAGAATTTACAAGCTATAAGGTTATTGTCCTGGGTTTCAAGCATTAGTCCATGCAAGTTTTTATGCTTTGCCCATTCTATAGATATATTGATAAGCGCGCTGCCTATGCCTTGCCCCCTGAAATCCTTACATACGGCGATATCTTCTATATAAGCGTACCGGTTCCAATTTTTTCGCAGTTTAACTTTTCCGACGCATTTATCGTCTTGGTAGTAAAGATATATTATCTTATCAGTATTGTCAATATATTCAAGGCAATCTGCCTCCTCATCCTCTTCATCCTCTTCGTCTTGGTAGCTTTTTAAATATGGCGCTTCATAGAGTAATTCTGTAAAGGTCCAATTCTCGTTTTCATACCTCGGTATAATCTTACCTATCACCTCAAATGGTTCGCTGGGTTTATCGATATCTTTCAGGTGCCCTGCTTTCATTTCTGTAATCACTGTTCCCGCCTCTCTTCTATATCAGCGGCATATGTGCTATCCAGGCAGCCGGTTTTACCAGTGTATTTTTTATACATGTCCCTGGTATATTTTGTTATATTCCTATCATACTCCGGATAGGCATAATGAAGCCTTTCCGCCACCTCACCGGATACCGCCCTGAACAATTGATGGCATAGAAATAATGCTTCCCATATGTTTTCATAGGAATCCATCCGGTAGGTGGACAAAAGTTTCTCCCACAAATCCTCGGATATATACCTTTCAATAAACTTATAGTTCTTGCCTACACTTAATTTAAAGCCTGTTTCGATGCCGACCTTCCATGATATCATTCTCAGCAGCTCATGGCGAACAATCTGATTAAAATGATCAATAGCAAATAAAATTTCCTTACGGCACAATCCTTTAATAACATAAGGTGTTACATTCCAAAATTCATTGCAGCAATCATCATACTCCCTTGCGCTTGGCTTTCTTACATGATAATCTATATCAGTCGGAACTATGTCCCTTTTAATTCTACAATCTTTATCAATTAGAACCTTTATTAATTTATCGCCCTTTAGGTAATTATCTAACTCTTCCAAGGGCAATAAGGTAAGATCAATTTTATTGTAATCATCAAATAGCATAAGATAGGAAAATCCCTTTTCTTCAGGTGGGAATAATTCCATATCCTCCGGCTTTTGCATCATTATTATATTCCCAAATTGATTAAGCCAGTCATCATTAGATATAAACGGTTCTATATCACTTACAAAATATGTAATATCATAATCCTGAAATTCATCTTTAGGTATATTAATATTTGCGCGTGACCCCTCAAGGGTCACAATTCGAATACGTTCATCCTGTTCTGCTAAAGAAAGTACTAAATCCATCATTTCTTTTTCTGATCTCATTTACATACTCCTCGTTTATTTTTTCTATATTATTACATCTTCTTTTTTGCCGATACAATCAGCATCATTGGGCGTCGCATTTCATCCGCCATCCCCGGAATATCCATCATGTTCTCTGGCGGCTGTGGCTCCACAATCTGATTTATTATAAAACTATTTGAAAGCAGTGTATTTAGATATGTGGTCAGTGTTCTATGATATTTTGTAACCTTTTCTTCCAAAAACATAGCTGTCCGTTTGCCCTCATAATAATAATTGTCCACCGGGAAATGCAGTATTTCTCCTTTTTCGTTATAATACCAGTCTTGTGTTCCATGAGCAGTAAAAACAGGATGTTCAACTGTAAAAACTAAATTGCCACCAGCCTTCAGCATCCTATATATCTTTTTTATTAAATTCTCATAGTCTGCTACATAATGAAACGCAAGCGAACTTAGTATTACATCAAAGCTCTCCTCTGGGAAATCCACATCTTCTATGGCACAGCATTCATATTCAATCTGTGGAAAATGGGTTTTTCCTTTTGCTACTTCGAGCATTTTATGAGAAATATCAACACCTACTACAGAGGAAGCACCGTTTTCCATCGCATATATACAGTGCCATCCATAGCCGCATCCTAAATCAAGCACACGCTTCATCTACTTGTTTTTTGCCTTCTGTACCGCTTAAAACCGTTAGACTTGAACGAGTAAAGCCCTTATTATCTGTTTGTTTGAAAGACCAATCTTGCCATTCTTTGAAAGAATAACGGTAATTGGGATCAAAAAATTCTACATTGTCCGTTCTTGGTATACGAGCAATCCCAAAATGATTGCACGTTAGATCAACTGGCAAAGACTTTCCAAAATATTCTCGGATATTTTGCGAGATTATTTTGGCTGCTTTGACAGATTTAAATTCTGATTTTGAAGTCACATAAACTGGCGTTTCTAAAACAAAATATGCTTGATAACCTTTATCAGATTTGATAATTAACGTAGGCATAAAACCTAAATCAATAGCTGTTGTTAAAATATCGCTTGCTGAAATAGTTTCTTTTGCCGTGTGAATATCAAAATCAATAAAGAAGGTATTGATTTGTCTTAAATTGTTTTCAGAATGTCCTTTCGTGTATGAACGGTTTTCGTCTGCATACGTACCATAACGATAAACGTTTGGTGTCCAATGCGTAAATGTATCTTGATTTTCGTGAATCGCTTCTTCGGAAGTCAGAACAACGCCACGTCCGCCAATCATGCTTTTTTTTGAGCGATACGCAAAAATAGCCCCTTTGCTTTTACCTGGCTTGGTAGTGATTGAGCGAATTTTACTATTTTTAAATTTGTACTTTAACAAGCCGTCATGAAGCACAGTTTCTACAACAAAAGGGATATTCATTCAGCTGTTCTCCTTTCTTACGAAAATTAATTAGTTAGAAGCTACGATCAAAGTTGAATCACAACAAAAAAGGCAATCAACTAAGTTTTTCTTAATTGATTGCCTGGTATCTTCTTAAAGACTTGAAATTCCCTCAAAAACCCGATATAATGGGTTTACAGATATTTAAGTATCTGATTAATAAAGTAATTAAATACTTTACCAAATTTCGGGTCTCGACTTCTTTAATTGATTGGTGGTAATCAATTAAGGCTCGCAACTTATTTTCTTGGCGGAAAATAAGTTGGTCGTGGCTCTTTTTTTGTATTCTTTATTCAGTTCGTTGTTTCGTTATATCTAGTATACCGCTTTTAAAAAAAATAAGCAACAATTTCGTTAAATATATTAACGACAATCATTGCTTCTCTTCTTCTATTTGCAACTCTACTTGTTCTAATTCATTAGGAATTAAGTCAATAACTAAGGTTGAGTTTGTCAATTCTGCAATTCGTTCCAATGTTTTTAATGTCGGATCTGATTTTCCTGATTCAATCAATGAATAATTTGATCTACTCATTTCTAATTCTTGGGAGAATTTTTCTTTTGATTTGGTACCTCTCATCTTTTTTAAGCTTTCTCTAAATGCTAGTTCCAAGTTTCTCCCTCCTGTTTATGTAAATATTTTGCACGTTTTCCATTTAATTATATCGTTACACCTTGTAAATCACAAGTGATTAATCACAAATCACTTGTGATTAGTGATTGTTATTGGTGTTGCCTAGAACGATTCTAAGCACATGTTTAATTTTAAAGTGGGCAATTATCTTTAAAATGTCCTACAATGATTCAATAAAAGCATGGCTGCTAGTGAAACTTGCGACCATGCTTTTAAAAATACTTAATGGGGTCCCGAGCGCTTTAGCTCCTTGGAAGCTGTCAGTAGTATACCTAATAATTTATCTACATTCCCTTTAGTAACGTGTAACTTTCCAAATTTACAAAAGCGACTCATAGAATTATTTCCTCCCGTTAAATAATAGATAACTATTAAAAATAGACAATACTTGCTCATAAGTAACGGTACTTAAATTGTTTACTTTGGCGTGTTTCATTGCTTGATGAAACTGATTTTTAGTAAACAGTTGACGATATTCTCGATTGACCCATTTTGAAACAAAGTACGTATATAGCTTCCAATATTTATCTGGAACATCTGTGGTATGGCGGGTAAGTTTTATTAAGACACTGTTTACTTTTGGTTTAGGATGAAAGCATTCCGCTGGCAGCTTAAGCAATTGCTGAATCGAGACTTGAGTGTGCAAGAGCAACCCTAGTGTTCGGTGAATATCCAAGGTACGCTTGTAGAATCCTTCTTCAACAATCAGATAGATGTCAGACGCATGGCTTTCAAAAACCACTTTTTTAATAATTTGTGTGCTTAAATGGTAAGGAATATTCCCAACAATTTTATACCTCTGTTTGTTAGGGAATTGAAACTGTAGAATATCTTGGTGAATTAAAGTGACACGAATGTTCAGTTTTAATTTTTCTGACGATAAGTTGAATAGATGACTGTCTAATTCAATAGACGTTACCTGTTTACTTATTTTAGCCAGTTTCGTCGTTAAATGCCCTTTACCTGTTCCAATTTCGTAAACGGTATCGGTTTCTTTTAAATTCAATTGTTTTATTATTTGGTTGAGTACTTTTTCACTCGTTAAAAAGTTTTGAGAATATTTTATATTTTTGTTCATGTAATCACTCCTGAAGTGATTACATCTATAAATAAATACAGAAGTTAAACGATTTGTTTGTAATTTTAGTTATCTGTTTAAAAAGTCATAAGATTAGTCACTGGTAGGAATTAATCTAACGTATTTATTTATCTGCGTAATCACTGTTTTTAGTCTGTTTCAAAACAGTAGATGTTTTATCTACATTACGCATTTGGAATACCAACATGACGAATCCCTCCTTCTTAATTACAAATTTTTAGCATCTAATTTAACTTCAATTCCTATTATACAAAATTTTAAGATAATGTCAATACAATAAGCGTCCTCACCCTCAACGGTCAAATGTCCCTCGTTAAAGGTTGAACCGATAGAACCGTCATTCATTACTTTTTCAACGATACCGACACGCTCATCAGATTGTGTCCAGTATTGCTTGCTTTCGGCATGAACAATGGTACTCGGCAAGGCGGTAACGATAGTCGCAAAGGCTAAGAAGCCCGTACATAATCGCTTGAATATCTTTTTCATAATTCTTAATGCTCCTTTCATTTTGGGTAAAAAAATAGACGCTCTTTTCTGAACGCCCTACATTGAAAAGGGATACTCTTTTACAAGTACCCCTCAAATTTAATATTTAATTTGTTGTGTTCCCACACTCTATATCAACTACTACTGAAACATTGATATAGTTTTTAATCTCTTTATTTCGGATTTTATCACCCTCACTTGTAAACACGATATGCTTGAAAAAGTGCCTAAAATTAAGGATTTCTACATAGTTTTTCGTTGTAGCAACACACAAGTCTCTATATGGATCGGAGTGGGGGTATTGTCTCTTATCTCATTTGCAGTAATGGGAACAAGCGGATTTTTCACGCCGTATCAGATTGATGATCCATACAGTATTTATGTTATGACATATGGAGAATATTATTTGCTGATACTTGTGGGCGGGTATATCGTGACAATGTTTTGTGCTGCGTTGACTATGCTGGTGACAGTTAAGATGCATACACCGAATCTGGCGATTTGTATCCCGTTTTTCCTGCTTTGTATGATGCCGTTTATCGCAAATATCATATTTCCAGTAAGCAGTATACGGAGGAAGGAATTAGATTAAGACTGTTAGGGGAGAATATGCCGTCAGAAAGTGGATGTATAGCTTGTGACGTAACTTTGGAAGATGCATATATCTATGTAACCAATCGATAAACATTGTTAATGAGGAGTGAAAGCTAAATGCTAAGAAAAGCAGGTGATGTTATGGGAAAGTGATGATTCTTACCATTTCTGATTCCGAAGAGGGAATCCTGAATAAAATTAAATCAGTTCTAGCCTGCGAAAGTACGTT is part of the Blautia faecicola genome and encodes:
- a CDS encoding helix-turn-helix domain-containing protein; its protein translation is MEFHEKLQELRKSRGLTQEELAEALFVSRTAISKWESRRGYPSIDSLKEISRYFAVSIDDLLSGEQLITIAEKENRSNLNTICDLLLGFVDLFSLMLIFLPLYPKPVNGYIYAVNLFDYVDNDVLIITIYWALFIGLTIVGIVKILMVYFKLEKGKRVVNSLSVGFSVFAVLFLAMVREPYAIVVAFLLLLAKGGLLYKQTKAG
- a CDS encoding WYL domain-containing protein, giving the protein MDRIKSICIEEELCQSHDGSLEQILKQMLSYKKLYNVILRAEKGETYNSIKNRYSLGFLEETDLGSKMEIEFQTDSFEILSKQLIEYGSGIEIVQPDELKCITRKHLAQITNHCLNLI
- the erm(B) gene encoding 23S rRNA (adenine(2058)-N(6))-methyltransferase Erm(B), translated to MNKNIKYSQNFLTSEKVLNQIIKQLNLKETDTVYEIGTGKGHLTTKLAKISKQVTSIELDSHLFNLSSEKLKLNIRVTLIHQDILQFQFPNKQRYKIVGNIPYHLSTQIIKKVVFESHASDIYLIVEEGFYKRTLDIHRTLGLLLHTQVSIQQLLKLPAECFHPKPKVNSVLIKLTRHTTDVPDKYWKLYTYFVSKWVNREYRQLFTKNQFHQAMKHAKVNNLSTVTYEQVLSIFNSYLLFNGRK
- the aph(3')-IIIa gene encoding aminoglycoside O-phosphotransferase APH(3')-IIIa — its product is MAKMRISPELKKLIEKYRCVKDTEGMSPAKVYKLVGENENLYLKMTDSRYKGTTYDVEREKDMMLWLEGKLPVPKVLHFERHDGWSNLLMSEADGVLCSEEYEDEQSPEKIIELYAECIRLFHSIDISDCPYTNSLDSRLAELDYLLNNDLADVDCENWEEDTPFKDPRELYDFLKTEKPEEELVFSHGDLGDSNIFVKDGKVSGFIDLGRSGRADKWYDIAFCVRSIREDIGEEQYVELFFDLLGIKPDWEKIKYYILLDELF
- a CDS encoding helix-turn-helix transcriptional regulator, with the translated sequence MNRINRVTSILIQLQSKKIIPAKEIAQRFNISLRTVYRDIRTLEEAGIPIGSEAGKGYFLVEGFLLPPVMFTAAEVGALITAGKFLNCHGDESFIKDFDSAMYKIKSILKHGEKNYAQELENSINVYSTSGQKNTLADNVIAAIQTAICNKRVISIQYPASGGQEPESRMIEPISLGFYEQNWYLIGFAG
- a CDS encoding aminoglycoside nucleotidyltransferase ANT(6)-Ia; the protein is MRSEKEMMDLVLSLAEQDERIRIVTLEGSRANINIPKDEFQDYDITYFVSDIEPFISNDDWLNQFGNIIMMQKPEDMELFPPEEKGFSYLMLFDDYNKIDLTLLPLEELDNYLKGDKLIKVLIDKDCRIKRDIVPTDIDYHVRKPSAREYDDCCNEFWNVTPYVIKGLCRKEILFAIDHFNQIVRHELLRMISWKVGIETGFKLSVGKNYKFIERYISEDLWEKLLSTYRMDSYENIWEALFLCHQLFRAVSGEVAERLHYAYPEYDRNITKYTRDMYKKYTGKTGCLDSTYAADIEERREQ
- a CDS encoding helix-turn-helix transcriptional regulator; the encoded protein is MELAFRESLKKMRGTKSKEKFSQELEMSRSNYSLIESGKSDPTLKTLERIAELTNSTLVIDLIPNELEQVELQIEEEKQ
- the sat4 gene encoding streptothricin N-acetyltransferase Sat4; its protein translation is MITEMKAGHLKDIDKPSEPFEVIGKIIPRYENENWTFTELLYEAPYLKSYQDEEDEEDEEADCLEYIDNTDKIIYLYYQDDKCVGKVKLRKNWNRYAYIEDIAVCKDFRGQGIGSALINISIEWAKHKNLHGLMLETQDNNLIACKFYHNCGFKIGSVDTMLYANFENNFEKAVFWYLRF
- a CDS encoding tyrosine-type recombinase/integrase; protein product: MYKDIFESIRNEAEKRNLRERTIQLYCSDVSYFLRWIGKNVSDLTLEDAESFLTAKRLEGRSPETHNHYRSAIKFLYKKVLKTVWDDDTVPAMKRERNLPAVLSCDEINAIIDATPNLKHKAIIATMYSSGLRVSEVVHLHYDDISRTNMTIHVRETKGRIDRYTILSQKNLDLLTEYWYKCGRPKDILFPSSWTGGYLDIASVNQFFKKSAKLAGITRHVSSHACRHSFASHLFESGTDIKYIQSLLGHVDPRSTDVYLHVSNKTLLGIRSPFDNPEGGES
- a CDS encoding phosphatase PAP2 family protein; its protein translation is MIAEALGMTKGALYKHYKNKQDIFDCIVERMYQIDNKRAKEYQVPESTIVVTPNAYRNTTIESLTTFTFAQYDFWVTDEFASNFRKMLILEQYRNLKMNMLYQKCLVNGPISYIEDIFNEMIKKGVHMTLYTITDWMGLVPIVVCLIFAGIGLVQLIKRRSLFKVDSDIIILGVYYGIVILAYSIFEIIPINYRPILIEGVMEASYPSSTTLLILCVMPTLIEQIQRRLTCVTTKRIITITVIAFSVFMVIGRLISGVHWFTDIVGGVILSMGLFTIYKAVVMLSTKNQ
- a CDS encoding 23S rRNA methyltransferase attenuation leader peptide produces the protein MLVFQMRNVDKTSTVLKQTKNSDYADK